The following are from one region of the Sorghum bicolor cultivar BTx623 chromosome 2, Sorghum_bicolor_NCBIv3, whole genome shotgun sequence genome:
- the LOC8078570 gene encoding protein PYRICULARIA ORYZAE RESISTANCE 21 → MTTKDSTLIIEVDLQCEKCYKKIQKVLCKLQSKEIIKKIDYENTKNKVTVVGAFDPKKLSKILRCKACDVIKDITIVKPPEEKKPTEEKKKPAEEKKPTEEKKKPAEEKKPEEKKKPAEEKKPAEEKKPDEKAKAKPAAAPPSTMVNLQFTNICGICYPWPCNDPAHWGGFHHPHQLPQWPPCGGMAPAPAPAPAPPVHNHPKPPCGGGPQKWAQCGGPPFCAGCAWCGGGGGGGMNCWAPPAQQPMCCPGPSLCRGCNGCKIVRETKFSYEEYPSSACAIM, encoded by the exons ATGACAACCAAG GATTCTACCTTGATCATTGAAGTGGACCTCCAATGCGAGAAATGTTACAAGAAGATTCAGAAAGTTCTCTGCAAACTCCAGT CCAAGGAGATCATCAAGAAGATTGACTACGAGAACACCAAGAACAAGGTCACCGTCGTCGGTGCTTTCGACCCCAAGAAGCTGTCCAAGATACTGAGATGCAAGGCCTGCGACGTCATCAAGGACATCACCATCGTCAAGCCTCCTGAGGAGAAGAAACCcacagaagagaagaagaagcctgCCGAGGAGAAGAAACCcacagaagagaagaagaagcctgCCGAGGAGAAGAAGcccgaagagaagaagaagcctgCCGAGGAAAAGAAACCCGCAGAAGAGAAGAAGCCCGACGAGAAGGCGAAGGCGAAGCCTGCCGCGGCGCCGCCGTCGACGATGGTGAACCTGCAGTTCACCAACATCTGCGGCATCTGCTATCCGTGGCCGTGCAACGACCCGGCGCACTGGGGCGGCTTCCACCACCCGCACCAGCTTCCTCAGTGGCCACCGTGCGGAGGGatggctccggctccggcgccggcgcctgCCCCGCCGGTTCACAACCACCCGAAACCGCCCTGCGGCGGTGGCCCTCAGAAATGGGCGCAGTGCGGCGGCCCTCCGTTCTGCGCAGGCTGCGCgtggtgcggcggcggcggcggcggcggcatgaaCTGCTGGGCGCCGCCGGCGCAGCAGCCGATGTGCTGCCCCGGGCCGTCGCTGTGCAGAGGGTGCAACGGGTGCAAGATCGTGCGTGAGACCAAGTTCAGCTACGAAGAGTACCCCTCCAGTGCATGTGCCATCATGTGA